From the Cryptomeria japonica chromosome 2, Sugi_1.0, whole genome shotgun sequence genome, one window contains:
- the LOC131039175 gene encoding rust resistance kinase Lr10 isoform X3: protein MAALQIDLTVLQPHTLRLSRFLFFVAISLSCLAFHCNGVCEVFSCGNYSMDFPFGKLGSGCGDPKLQVECDNTTQKPLINIGGYQYYILESRSYSPNTYPSMRILYKKFEQDECALSESVYDQFWSAEQFHIVGGYTNLTLWKTCNTGDGYGAIPGLSNLTCNEHQYFTGSPLDLSQYCTSDFRITLNRTVWASGKYLLSQMIDQGITIEWLASGDCKHCETDSRNCTHLISSSFCYCDAMSYSQCSSGAAIGGGVLFVAAILIVVFCRKRSSAAKELQLRMAMEPSLTKVEQFLDDYAHEMPTRYSFSQLKKITNNFADKLGEGGFGVVYKGKLPRGNLVAVKILDQSRHIEIQFMNEVATIGRIHHVHLVRLMGYCFDGFRSALIYEYMVNGSLEKFIFVGEKKGRILNGEELYSIALGTARGIAYLHQDCQRRIIHFDIKPHNILLDEDFTPKVADFGLAKLCGKKEDHISMTAARGTPGYAAPEVWNRNLGPVTGKSDVYSFGMVLLEIVGGRKNIELQADRSSQLYLPEWVFKLMQNGQLEMMLRGRGKEEIKWEDEEKARRLAKVGLWCIQYNSRDRPSMSRVVQMLEGNGHDVSNPPLPFNSAPASQAVLPFSSEEFSSTV, encoded by the exons ATGGCAGCACTTCAGATAGATCTGACTGTTCTCCAACCCCACACTCTGCGTCTAAGCCGCTTCCTCTTCTTTGTCGCAATTTCATTATCATGCTTAGCCTTTCATTGTAATGGAGTGTGTGAGGTTTTCAGCTGTGGGAATTACAGTATGGATTTTCCATTTGGAAAGTTGGGCAGCGGCTGCGGTGACCCTAAGCTTCAGGTGGAGTGTGATAATACAACTCAGAAGCCTCTAATTAATATTGGGGGCTACCAATACTACATACTGGAGTCCCGCAGTTACTCCCCAAATACTTACCCTAGCATGAGGATATTATACAAGAAATTTGAGCAAGATGAATGCGCTTTATCAGAGAGTGTCTATGATCAGTTCTGGAGTGCCGAACAGTTCCATATTGTAGGAGGATACACAAATTTGACACTATGGAAAACATGCAATACTGGTGATGGGTATGGTGCGATTCCAGGATTGAGCAATTTAACGTGTAATGAACATCAATACTTTACTGGCAGTCCTTTAGACTTGAGTCAGTACTGTACATCAGACTTTAGGATTACCTTGAATAGAACAGTGTGGGCATCGGGAAAATATCTCCTGTCTCAGATGATTGACCAAGGGATCACTATAGAATGGCTTGCAAGCGGAGATTGTAAGCATTGCGAGACAGATTCCAGAAACTGCACTCATCTCATAAGCTCATCTTTCTGCTACTGCGATGCTATGTCCTATTCACAATGCTCCAGTG GAGCGGCCATTGGAGGCGGTGTTTTATTCGTAGCTGCGATACTGATTGTCGTTTTTTGTCGCAAGAGATCATCGGCCGCTAAGGAGCTCCAGCTTCGCATGGCCATGGAACCTTCTCTTACGAAAGTGGAGCAATTCCTTGATGATTATGCTCATGAAATGCCCACCAGATATTCTTTTTCTCAGCTGAAGAAGATCACCAACAACTTCGCTGATAAATTGGGGGAAGGAGGTTTCGGTGTGGTTTATAAAGGAAAACTTCCCCGTGGCAATTTGGTTGCTGTCAAAATTCTGGATCAGTCAAGACACATTGAAATTCAGTTTATGAATGAAGTTGCAACCATTGGAAGGATCCATCATGTTCATCTGGTTCGCCTGATGGGATATTGTTTTGATGGATTTAGAAGCGCGCTCATATATGAGTACATGGTGAATGGGTCTCTGGAGAAGTTCATATTTGtcggagaaaagaaaggaagaattcTAAACGGAGAAGAGCTTTATTCAATTGCTTTGGGTACTGCCCGCGGAATTGCATATCTACACCAAGATTGTCAGCGGCGTAtaattcattttgatattaaaccCCACAACATATTACTGGATGAAGATTTCACACCAAAAGTAGCTGATTTTGGTCTGGCTAAACTCTGTGGGAAGAAAGAGGACCATATATCAATGACAGCCGCAAGAGGAACACCAGGATATGCTGCTCCGGAGGTTTGGAATAGAAATTTGGGACCTGTTACGGGCAAATCAGACGTTTACAGTTTTGGAATGGTATTATTGgagattgttggaggaaggaaGAATATTGAATTACAAGCAGACCGATCCAGTCAGTTGTATCTTCCAGAGTGGGTATTCAAGTTGATGCAGAATGGGCAGCTGGAGATGATGTTGAgaggaagaggaaaggaagaaaTAAAATGGGAAGATGAAGAAAAGGCGAGAAGACTGGCCAAAGTAGGACTATGGTGCATTCAGTACAACTCCAGAGATCGACCAAGCATGAGCAGAGTGGTTCAAATGTTGGAAGGAAATGGTCATGATGTGAGCAATCCTCCCCTGCCTTTCAACTCAGCCCCTGCGTCTCAAGCAGTTTTACCATTTTCTAGCGAAGAATTTTCTTCCACGGTGTAA
- the LOC131039175 gene encoding rust resistance kinase Lr10 isoform X2, translating to MAALQIDLTVLQPHTLRLSRFLFFVAISLSCLAFHCNGVCEVFSCGNYSMDFPFGKLGSGCGDPKLQVECDNTTQKPLINIGGYQYYILESRSYSPNTYPSMRILYKKFEQDECALSESVYDQFWSAEQFHIVGGYTNLTLWKTCNTGDGYGAIPGLSNLTCNEHQYFTGSPLDLSQYCTSDFRITLNRTVWASGKYLLSQMIDQGITIEWLASGDCKHCETDSRNCTHLISSSFCYCDAMSYSQCSSGNSKTPVILGAAIGGGVLFVAAILIVVFCRKRSSAAKELQLRMAMEPSLTKVEQFLDDYAHEMPTRYSFSQLKKITNNFADKLGEGGFGVVYKGKLPRGNLVAVKILDQSRHIEIQFMNEVATIGRIHHVHLVRLMGYCFDGFRSALIYEYMVNGSLEKFIFVGEKKGRILNGEELYSIALGTARGIAYLHQDCQRRIIHFDIKPHNILLDEDFTPKVADFGLAKLCGKKEDHISMTAARGTPGYAAPEVWNRNLGPVTGKSDVYSFGMVLLEIVGGRKNIELQADRSSQLYLPEWVFKLMQNGQLEMMLRGRGKEEIKWEDEEKARRLAKVGLWCIQYNSRDRPSMSRVVQMLEGNGHDVSNPPLPFNSAPASQAVLPFSSEEFSSTV from the exons ATGGCAGCACTTCAGATAGATCTGACTGTTCTCCAACCCCACACTCTGCGTCTAAGCCGCTTCCTCTTCTTTGTCGCAATTTCATTATCATGCTTAGCCTTTCATTGTAATGGAGTGTGTGAGGTTTTCAGCTGTGGGAATTACAGTATGGATTTTCCATTTGGAAAGTTGGGCAGCGGCTGCGGTGACCCTAAGCTTCAGGTGGAGTGTGATAATACAACTCAGAAGCCTCTAATTAATATTGGGGGCTACCAATACTACATACTGGAGTCCCGCAGTTACTCCCCAAATACTTACCCTAGCATGAGGATATTATACAAGAAATTTGAGCAAGATGAATGCGCTTTATCAGAGAGTGTCTATGATCAGTTCTGGAGTGCCGAACAGTTCCATATTGTAGGAGGATACACAAATTTGACACTATGGAAAACATGCAATACTGGTGATGGGTATGGTGCGATTCCAGGATTGAGCAATTTAACGTGTAATGAACATCAATACTTTACTGGCAGTCCTTTAGACTTGAGTCAGTACTGTACATCAGACTTTAGGATTACCTTGAATAGAACAGTGTGGGCATCGGGAAAATATCTCCTGTCTCAGATGATTGACCAAGGGATCACTATAGAATGGCTTGCAAGCGGAGATTGTAAGCATTGCGAGACAGATTCCAGAAACTGCACTCATCTCATAAGCTCATCTTTCTGCTACTGCGATGCTATGTCCTATTCACAATGCTCCAGTG GTAATTCCAAGACTCCCGTTATTCTAG GAGCGGCCATTGGAGGCGGTGTTTTATTCGTAGCTGCGATACTGATTGTCGTTTTTTGTCGCAAGAGATCATCGGCCGCTAAGGAGCTCCAGCTTCGCATGGCCATGGAACCTTCTCTTACGAAAGTGGAGCAATTCCTTGATGATTATGCTCATGAAATGCCCACCAGATATTCTTTTTCTCAGCTGAAGAAGATCACCAACAACTTCGCTGATAAATTGGGGGAAGGAGGTTTCGGTGTGGTTTATAAAGGAAAACTTCCCCGTGGCAATTTGGTTGCTGTCAAAATTCTGGATCAGTCAAGACACATTGAAATTCAGTTTATGAATGAAGTTGCAACCATTGGAAGGATCCATCATGTTCATCTGGTTCGCCTGATGGGATATTGTTTTGATGGATTTAGAAGCGCGCTCATATATGAGTACATGGTGAATGGGTCTCTGGAGAAGTTCATATTTGtcggagaaaagaaaggaagaattcTAAACGGAGAAGAGCTTTATTCAATTGCTTTGGGTACTGCCCGCGGAATTGCATATCTACACCAAGATTGTCAGCGGCGTAtaattcattttgatattaaaccCCACAACATATTACTGGATGAAGATTTCACACCAAAAGTAGCTGATTTTGGTCTGGCTAAACTCTGTGGGAAGAAAGAGGACCATATATCAATGACAGCCGCAAGAGGAACACCAGGATATGCTGCTCCGGAGGTTTGGAATAGAAATTTGGGACCTGTTACGGGCAAATCAGACGTTTACAGTTTTGGAATGGTATTATTGgagattgttggaggaaggaaGAATATTGAATTACAAGCAGACCGATCCAGTCAGTTGTATCTTCCAGAGTGGGTATTCAAGTTGATGCAGAATGGGCAGCTGGAGATGATGTTGAgaggaagaggaaaggaagaaaTAAAATGGGAAGATGAAGAAAAGGCGAGAAGACTGGCCAAAGTAGGACTATGGTGCATTCAGTACAACTCCAGAGATCGACCAAGCATGAGCAGAGTGGTTCAAATGTTGGAAGGAAATGGTCATGATGTGAGCAATCCTCCCCTGCCTTTCAACTCAGCCCCTGCGTCTCAAGCAGTTTTACCATTTTCTAGCGAAGAATTTTCTTCCACGGTGTAA
- the LOC131039175 gene encoding rust resistance kinase Lr10 isoform X1, with translation MAALQIDLTVLQPHTLRLSRFLFFVAISLSCLAFHCNGVCEVFSCGNYSMDFPFGKLGSGCGDPKLQVECDNTTQKPLINIGGYQYYILESRSYSPNTYPSMRILYKKFEQDECALSESVYDQFWSAEQFHIVGGYTNLTLWKTCNTGDGYGAIPGLSNLTCNEHQYFTGSPLDLSQYCTSDFRITLNRTVWASGKYLLSQMIDQGITIEWLASGDCKHCETDSRNCTHLISSSFCYCDAMSYSQCSSVVGNSKTPVILGAAIGGGVLFVAAILIVVFCRKRSSAAKELQLRMAMEPSLTKVEQFLDDYAHEMPTRYSFSQLKKITNNFADKLGEGGFGVVYKGKLPRGNLVAVKILDQSRHIEIQFMNEVATIGRIHHVHLVRLMGYCFDGFRSALIYEYMVNGSLEKFIFVGEKKGRILNGEELYSIALGTARGIAYLHQDCQRRIIHFDIKPHNILLDEDFTPKVADFGLAKLCGKKEDHISMTAARGTPGYAAPEVWNRNLGPVTGKSDVYSFGMVLLEIVGGRKNIELQADRSSQLYLPEWVFKLMQNGQLEMMLRGRGKEEIKWEDEEKARRLAKVGLWCIQYNSRDRPSMSRVVQMLEGNGHDVSNPPLPFNSAPASQAVLPFSSEEFSSTV, from the exons ATGGCAGCACTTCAGATAGATCTGACTGTTCTCCAACCCCACACTCTGCGTCTAAGCCGCTTCCTCTTCTTTGTCGCAATTTCATTATCATGCTTAGCCTTTCATTGTAATGGAGTGTGTGAGGTTTTCAGCTGTGGGAATTACAGTATGGATTTTCCATTTGGAAAGTTGGGCAGCGGCTGCGGTGACCCTAAGCTTCAGGTGGAGTGTGATAATACAACTCAGAAGCCTCTAATTAATATTGGGGGCTACCAATACTACATACTGGAGTCCCGCAGTTACTCCCCAAATACTTACCCTAGCATGAGGATATTATACAAGAAATTTGAGCAAGATGAATGCGCTTTATCAGAGAGTGTCTATGATCAGTTCTGGAGTGCCGAACAGTTCCATATTGTAGGAGGATACACAAATTTGACACTATGGAAAACATGCAATACTGGTGATGGGTATGGTGCGATTCCAGGATTGAGCAATTTAACGTGTAATGAACATCAATACTTTACTGGCAGTCCTTTAGACTTGAGTCAGTACTGTACATCAGACTTTAGGATTACCTTGAATAGAACAGTGTGGGCATCGGGAAAATATCTCCTGTCTCAGATGATTGACCAAGGGATCACTATAGAATGGCTTGCAAGCGGAGATTGTAAGCATTGCGAGACAGATTCCAGAAACTGCACTCATCTCATAAGCTCATCTTTCTGCTACTGCGATGCTATGTCCTATTCACAATGCTCCAGTG TTGTAGGTAATTCCAAGACTCCCGTTATTCTAG GAGCGGCCATTGGAGGCGGTGTTTTATTCGTAGCTGCGATACTGATTGTCGTTTTTTGTCGCAAGAGATCATCGGCCGCTAAGGAGCTCCAGCTTCGCATGGCCATGGAACCTTCTCTTACGAAAGTGGAGCAATTCCTTGATGATTATGCTCATGAAATGCCCACCAGATATTCTTTTTCTCAGCTGAAGAAGATCACCAACAACTTCGCTGATAAATTGGGGGAAGGAGGTTTCGGTGTGGTTTATAAAGGAAAACTTCCCCGTGGCAATTTGGTTGCTGTCAAAATTCTGGATCAGTCAAGACACATTGAAATTCAGTTTATGAATGAAGTTGCAACCATTGGAAGGATCCATCATGTTCATCTGGTTCGCCTGATGGGATATTGTTTTGATGGATTTAGAAGCGCGCTCATATATGAGTACATGGTGAATGGGTCTCTGGAGAAGTTCATATTTGtcggagaaaagaaaggaagaattcTAAACGGAGAAGAGCTTTATTCAATTGCTTTGGGTACTGCCCGCGGAATTGCATATCTACACCAAGATTGTCAGCGGCGTAtaattcattttgatattaaaccCCACAACATATTACTGGATGAAGATTTCACACCAAAAGTAGCTGATTTTGGTCTGGCTAAACTCTGTGGGAAGAAAGAGGACCATATATCAATGACAGCCGCAAGAGGAACACCAGGATATGCTGCTCCGGAGGTTTGGAATAGAAATTTGGGACCTGTTACGGGCAAATCAGACGTTTACAGTTTTGGAATGGTATTATTGgagattgttggaggaaggaaGAATATTGAATTACAAGCAGACCGATCCAGTCAGTTGTATCTTCCAGAGTGGGTATTCAAGTTGATGCAGAATGGGCAGCTGGAGATGATGTTGAgaggaagaggaaaggaagaaaTAAAATGGGAAGATGAAGAAAAGGCGAGAAGACTGGCCAAAGTAGGACTATGGTGCATTCAGTACAACTCCAGAGATCGACCAAGCATGAGCAGAGTGGTTCAAATGTTGGAAGGAAATGGTCATGATGTGAGCAATCCTCCCCTGCCTTTCAACTCAGCCCCTGCGTCTCAAGCAGTTTTACCATTTTCTAGCGAAGAATTTTCTTCCACGGTGTAA